Proteins encoded by one window of Dialister pneumosintes:
- the ispD gene encoding 2-C-methyl-D-erythritol 4-phosphate cytidylyltransferase codes for MNSMILLAAGKGQRVGAAINKMLIKVQGKPIFWHSLQHILTSQLLNEIIVVVQERERPEFESIIRSFNSNILFHIAIGGNTRQASVYNGLKLVSPQTEKIIVHDGARPLVDGKCIDKVLNKISESTPAIVVGIPCIDTIKKISERGIVKETLDRSQLFRAQTPQGFYAPLFRTVIHSVMERKLFTDDVSLFEEQGIPVTTMIGREEYYKITVKEDIDRLKTSLKNEKIDFRIGQGYDIHQLCDARPLILGGVKISDTFGLLGHSDADVLTHAIMDALLGAAGFPDIGHFFPDTDSKFKNVSSIKLLEQVMQKIREAGYEIGNIDTTIIAQKPKLAAHIEEIKKVLADVMCIHIESIGIKATTKEKMDAIGAGKAIAVIANALLYRRN; via the coding sequence ATGAATAGCATGATACTTTTAGCAGCAGGGAAAGGGCAACGTGTTGGTGCTGCAATTAATAAAATGCTAATCAAAGTACAAGGGAAACCTATTTTTTGGCATTCTTTACAACATATACTTACTAGTCAACTTTTAAATGAAATTATCGTAGTTGTACAAGAGCGAGAAAGACCGGAATTTGAATCAATTATCCGGTCTTTTAATTCGAATATCCTATTTCACATTGCGATAGGTGGGAATACACGTCAAGCATCGGTTTATAATGGACTTAAGCTTGTTTCTCCACAAACAGAAAAGATTATTGTTCATGATGGTGCAAGGCCACTTGTAGATGGAAAATGTATTGATAAGGTTTTAAATAAAATAAGCGAATCGACTCCTGCTATTGTAGTCGGAATTCCTTGCATAGATACAATAAAAAAAATATCTGAAAGGGGAATTGTAAAAGAAACTCTTGATAGAAGTCAATTGTTTAGAGCACAAACACCTCAAGGATTTTATGCACCTTTATTTAGAACCGTTATCCACTCAGTTATGGAGAGAAAATTATTTACAGATGATGTTTCATTATTTGAAGAGCAAGGTATTCCTGTAACAACAATGATCGGACGAGAAGAGTACTATAAAATCACTGTAAAGGAGGATATTGATAGATTGAAAACTTCTTTAAAAAACGAGAAAATTGATTTTCGGATTGGTCAGGGGTATGATATACATCAGTTGTGTGATGCAAGACCGTTAATTCTTGGTGGTGTAAAAATTTCAGATACTTTTGGCTTATTAGGACATTCTGATGCAGATGTTTTAACACATGCTATTATGGATGCACTTTTAGGTGCTGCAGGATTTCCTGATATTGGACATTTTTTTCCGGATACAGATTCTAAATTTAAAAATGTATCCAGTATAAAATTGTTAGAACAAGTTATGCAGAAAATTAGAGAAGCCGGGTATGAAATAGGAAATATTGATACTACAATTATTGCGCAAAAACCAAAATTAGCAGCCCATATAGAAGAGATTAAAAAAGTTCTTGCAGATGTAATGTGTATACATATAGAATCTATTGGTATAAAAGCAACTACAAAAGAAAAAATGGATGCTATTGGAGCAGGGAAAGCCATTGCTGTTATTGCCAATGCGTTACTTTATCGGAGGAATTAG
- a CDS encoding PIN/TRAM domain-containing protein, with translation MPEKILNMIFILLFAILGIVAGAQPAQLMTAYIPKTLLTETVWGISALSLGMMILSGMVGAVAGVLVAPYLNRFIFLLTAYIEKSLSEISIQNLLLGTVGLFIGLIIANLVGAAFENIPYIGPYISIVLSILLGYVGMHMSIIKQGEISDWIRLRPGNTDKAIADNDVTKGKLLDTSVIIDGRVADIRETGFLEGKIIVPVFVLEELQKIADSSDLLKRNRGRRGLDILNKMRKIRKDNFTIVADDFEDITEVDSKLIRLARKRGYQIITNDYNLNKVAELQEVQVLNINDLAGALKPVVIPGEKLFVQLIKHGKENGQGVAYLDDGTMIVVENGGDSIGKDVAVVIASVLQTSAGRMIFAEMESSEQ, from the coding sequence ATGCCGGAAAAAATATTAAATATGATTTTTATCTTGCTATTTGCCATCTTAGGCATTGTAGCAGGAGCACAACCGGCTCAATTAATGACTGCATATATTCCTAAAACCTTACTAACAGAAACCGTGTGGGGAATTAGTGCGTTATCTTTAGGAATGATGATTTTGAGTGGTATGGTTGGCGCCGTAGCAGGAGTTTTAGTAGCTCCGTATTTAAATCGTTTTATTTTCTTATTAACTGCATATATTGAAAAATCTTTATCCGAAATATCTATTCAAAACCTTTTACTTGGTACTGTTGGGCTTTTTATCGGTTTAATTATTGCTAATTTAGTAGGAGCGGCTTTTGAGAATATTCCTTATATTGGCCCCTACATTTCTATAGTACTTAGTATATTATTAGGGTATGTAGGCATGCATATGTCTATTATTAAGCAAGGGGAAATATCAGATTGGATTCGATTGCGACCGGGAAACACTGATAAAGCAATAGCTGATAATGATGTTACTAAGGGGAAGTTATTGGATACCAGTGTCATTATTGATGGTCGCGTAGCGGATATTCGTGAAACCGGTTTTTTAGAAGGTAAAATAATAGTGCCTGTATTTGTTTTGGAAGAGTTGCAAAAAATAGCAGACTCATCTGATTTACTTAAAAGAAATAGAGGTAGGCGAGGGTTAGATATTTTAAATAAGATGCGTAAAATTCGTAAAGATAATTTTACTATTGTTGCAGATGATTTTGAAGATATAACAGAAGTGGACTCTAAATTAATTCGACTTGCAAGAAAAAGAGGCTATCAAATTATTACTAATGATTATAATTTAAATAAAGTGGCAGAATTACAAGAAGTGCAAGTACTTAACATTAATGATTTGGCGGGTGCATTAAAACCTGTCGTTATTCCTGGTGAAAAACTATTTGTTCAATTAATCAAGCATGGGAAAGAAAATGGGCAAGGGGTTGCCTATCTTGATGATGGCACTATGATTGTTGTAGAAAATGGTGGAGATTCTATAGGCAAGGATGTAGCTGTGGTTATTGCATCGGTTCTTCAAACTTCAGCAGGAAGAATGATTTTTGCAGAAATGGAGAGTTCTGAACAATGA